Within the Leptotrichia sp. oral taxon 498 genome, the region AAATAGTCTTTCAATTTTTTGTCCGAAAAATCATAACCTGCCATCGCATAAGGATAATTTCTCATTATTTTCAATTCCTCATCTGAAATATCTTTTATTTCATCTTTATCTAAATATTTTATCGAATAGGCATTATCTGTCAAATCATCCTTAAATTTAAAACCTTTTACTGTTTTATCAGGAAAGACATAATTAACTCTCAAACCTTTTATTTCTCTCAATTCAAATTCTTCTTCAGGCTTAAAATTATTTGTTTTAAAATATAAATAACCTTTTTTCAATTTGGCATAAAGAACTTTGTATGGCTCATTTGTTTCATAATTTTCTTTGTAAGCATAATCAACATTTCCTTCTCCAGCCAATTGCCATTTTATCTCTTTTCCATCTTTTGTCTTTACCACAGGCATTGCAATAAGAGCATCTCCTGGCTCAACAATCACTTCAAAATTATCCACCTTCTGATTTTTCCATTTTGAAATAGTCGACCAGACATAGTTAAAATCAACAATTCCAACACCGCTACTTCCATCATAACGATAGCTGTGCTCAACTATATTTTCTCCTTTTTTAAAATTAGCCTTAAAGTAGTAAACATAGCTCTTTTTGTAATATTCATATTCTTTTCGTGCCTTATCTTCATCATATTCCTTATAATATTTTTTAACTTCTTCCAGCTGCTTTACATCTTTTGGGGCAAAATCAGTCAATCTATACGCTTTTGTACTCACATTTTGTCCATTGACAGAAGTCTTAAAATCCTTGAAATGATCTCTTTCATCCCATTCTTCATTCCCGCCTTCAGGCGTAATAAATCCAATATATTTCTCCCCAGCTTCAGGACTATCGAACACAAATCTAACAGTTACCACCATTTCATTGTCTATCGTCCCATACTCCGACTTAAATTTTTCCAATTTAAAACGAAGCCTCTCACTCTTTATCGAAACATTCGACACATTCATCGGCACAATATGCCCACCTTCCGACCCAAATTCCCAGTCATTCGCCAACAAATTTACACCAAAAATCATAACTAGAGCAAATAATAGCAGTATTCTGATTTTTTTCATGACTACCAACTCACTTTCTTTTATTTTTTATATTTCATTAAAATTATACCTTATTTTTAATTTTTCTTCAATATATTTTAATTCTATTTTTTATTATTTCAAAACCTTACAATACTCATATTTATGATTTTTATCCTCAGCCCGTGAACTATGCTCGTTCACCACCTTAAATGTATTTGGATCCGCATCATTCAATACATCTTCATTACAATATACATAATCATTATTCTT harbors:
- a CDS encoding YARHG domain-containing protein translates to MKKIRILLLFALVMIFGVNLLANDWEFGSEGGHIVPMNVSNVSIKSERLRFKLEKFKSEYGTIDNEMVVTVRFVFDSPEAGEKYIGFITPEGGNEEWDERDHFKDFKTSVNGQNVSTKAYRLTDFAPKDVKQLEEVKKYYKEYDEDKARKEYEYYKKSYVYYFKANFKKGENIVEHSYRYDGSSGVGIVDFNYVWSTISKWKNQKVDNFEVIVEPGDALIAMPVVKTKDGKEIKWQLAGEGNVDYAYKENYETNEPYKVLYAKLKKGYLYFKTNNFKPEEEFELREIKGLRVNYVFPDKTVKGFKFKDDLTDNAYSIKYLDKDEIKDISDEELKIMRNYPYAMAGYDFSDKKLKDYFSKFLWYVPIGKDAKLGKDDYEYVKDVDKVINDRKNGK